A window from Staphylococcus succinus encodes these proteins:
- a CDS encoding DUF4889 domain-containing protein codes for MKNNKVFAITISAIMLIVAIVLVIMMMSGGQKETYYGYMKNDTTAEKIVSEKDHKVEKNVKLPSESGFSPKHGDFVKLIKTDGDDAFSKMEVVSHDDIPHGLMMKIHDMGEMKGM; via the coding sequence TTGAAAAACAATAAAGTATTTGCGATTACTATAAGTGCTATCATGTTGATTGTAGCTATTGTATTAGTCATTATGATGATGTCTGGTGGGCAAAAAGAAACCTATTATGGTTACATGAAAAATGATACTACTGCTGAAAAAATAGTGAGTGAAAAAGATCATAAAGTAGAAAAAAATGTCAAACTTCCTTCTGAATCAGGCTTTTCACCAAAACATGGCGATTTTGTAAAATTAATTAAAACTGACGGCGATGATGCTTTTAGTAAAATGGAAGTTGTAAGTCATGATGATATTCCTCATGGTTTAATGATGAAAATTCATGATATGGGCGAAATGAAAGGTATGTAA
- the rsp gene encoding AraC family transcriptional regulator Rsp, giving the protein MKGTLCIHELLTTNTRRCINQVIVLFSLNHQFNIVINGKYESVNNDVIIINHNDLFQIKHATKLVELVLPIQQFNTVHQPFFNTYYNFKQLTSTDDIKHHILTMIEQLYNQYEVDDQTISKLIDILNSETKIHLDTLYIPSILSENALLNNITEFIKTHSTYPVTSKEITNVFYISTSYISILFKKYLGINFKHYVASLKIALSLDELMYTQNTIHRISEHVGFNHYSIYTHHFKKYLNITPNMYRKNCNRNNTIPIKLVTADIVNYAPYFKSIEINQPTKYNQINVDLDDLCYDTLTKVPKVFIHIDHITDMIQANINSKMKFSDFAEIYLLLNNLNNLALEKLSLTTVITFLNSVFSNQVHLAVRIETINQFIAIENIILQITNSTLAFDIQSNMDNLLLLFDAKQLSLKDIKRFSSKIRNINTQIKLAITVEGVINQSSSLTLALKQLHNFNFDFNFIDIETSNTRSSLYALHKDFKKEMSYFECYNKLIEISHIPSTKFVYTKLTKNCFKYYESNIPLKLSDLMCHMMAMLTNGCGVGYSLINKNETELAIMNHYCLYEPLIYLYQFINPFIGKRLYMHQNYIVFKDESNIHILLFNALHQHLTTNHSQTFVLKHYDLSRQSVVFIQTLNKEHGLIDYVLPPSFDNTYIERSILQHIEQSSQPKAEIKQLTTLNNSLTFTIAQNELKYIRISPQ; this is encoded by the coding sequence GTGAAAGGTACATTATGTATTCATGAACTTTTAACTACTAATACTCGAAGATGTATAAATCAAGTAATAGTACTATTTTCTTTAAATCATCAATTTAACATTGTAATTAATGGCAAATATGAATCTGTAAATAATGATGTTATCATTATTAATCACAATGATTTATTTCAAATTAAGCATGCAACTAAACTTGTAGAACTCGTATTACCAATACAACAGTTTAATACAGTGCATCAACCGTTTTTCAACACCTATTATAATTTCAAACAACTTACTTCAACTGACGATATTAAACATCATATTTTAACTATGATAGAACAATTATATAATCAATATGAAGTGGATGACCAAACCATTTCTAAGTTGATAGATATTTTAAATAGCGAAACGAAAATTCATTTAGACACGCTCTATATTCCGAGCATCTTATCAGAGAATGCTTTATTAAATAATATTACAGAATTTATAAAAACACATAGTACTTATCCCGTTACTTCAAAAGAAATCACAAATGTCTTTTACATTTCAACATCCTATATTTCCATTCTATTCAAAAAATATTTAGGCATTAATTTCAAACATTATGTTGCAAGTTTAAAAATTGCACTTTCCTTAGACGAATTAATGTATACCCAAAACACCATCCATCGAATTTCAGAACATGTAGGTTTTAATCATTATTCAATTTATACACATCATTTTAAAAAGTATTTAAATATAACACCTAATATGTATAGAAAAAATTGTAACCGTAATAACACAATTCCAATAAAACTTGTTACTGCGGATATTGTTAATTATGCCCCCTATTTCAAGTCAATAGAAATAAATCAACCTACCAAATATAATCAAATAAATGTTGATTTAGATGATTTATGCTATGACACATTAACCAAAGTTCCCAAGGTATTTATTCACATAGATCATATAACTGATATGATTCAAGCTAACATAAACAGTAAAATGAAATTCAGTGATTTTGCGGAAATATATTTACTGTTGAATAACTTAAATAACCTTGCTCTTGAAAAATTATCTCTCACAACTGTGATAACATTTTTGAATTCAGTATTTTCAAATCAAGTTCACTTAGCGGTACGTATTGAAACAATAAATCAATTTATAGCAATCGAAAATATTATTTTACAAATTACAAACTCTACCCTGGCATTTGATATTCAAAGCAATATGGATAACTTACTGTTACTCTTTGATGCAAAACAACTTTCCCTTAAAGATATCAAGCGTTTTTCAAGTAAGATCCGAAATATAAATACTCAAATTAAATTAGCTATAACTGTAGAAGGTGTTATCAATCAATCAAGTTCATTAACTTTGGCTTTAAAGCAGTTACATAATTTTAACTTTGACTTCAATTTCATTGATATCGAAACATCTAACACACGTTCTTCTTTATATGCGCTGCATAAGGATTTCAAAAAAGAAATGAGTTATTTTGAGTGCTATAATAAACTTATTGAAATATCACATATTCCATCTACTAAATTTGTATATACGAAATTAACCAAAAATTGTTTCAAATATTATGAATCCAATATTCCATTAAAACTTTCAGATTTAATGTGTCATATGATGGCTATGCTTACCAATGGTTGTGGTGTGGGTTATTCACTTATAAATAAAAATGAGACAGAGTTAGCAATAATGAACCATTATTGTCTTTATGAGCCGTTAATCTATTTGTATCAATTTATAAACCCTTTTATCGGAAAACGTTTATATATGCATCAAAATTATATTGTTTTTAAAGACGAAAGTAACATACACATATTGTTATTCAATGCATTACATCAACATTTAACAACAAATCACTCTCAAACATTTGTTTTAAAGCATTATGATTTATCAAGACAATCCGTTGTATTCATCCAAACACTTAATAAAGAACATGGGTTAATTGACTATGTATTGCCTCCGTCTTTCGATAATACATATATTGAACGTTCCATTTTGCAACATATTGAACAATCAAGTCAACCTAAAGCTGAAATCAAGCAGCTTACCACACTAAATAATTCCTTAACATTTACAATTGCCCAGAATGAATTAAAATACATTCGCATTTCACCACAATAA
- a CDS encoding sucrose-specific PTS transporter subunit IIBC, protein MNYKKSAEDILHAIGGEANIDAMAHCATRLRLVLKDESIVDEKKLSNLDVVKGTFSTGGQYQIIIGSGTVNKVFSELELITGKEASTTSEVKSEGNKNMNPFQKFVKMLSDIFVPIIPAIVAGGLLMGINNILTAPGIFYDKQSLIDVHDQFKGLAEMINIFANAPFTLLPILIGFSAAKRFGGNAFLGAALGMILVHPDLMSAYDYPKALEEGKVIPHWNLFGLEINQVGYQGQVLPMLAAAYILANIEKGLRKIVPTVLDNLLTPLLSILITAFLTFLFVGPITRTLGYWLSDGLTWLYEFGGAIGGLLFGLLYAPIVITGMHHSFIAIETQLIADSATTGGSFIFPIATMSNISQGAAAIAAFFIVKNNKKLKGVASAAGISSLLGITEPAMFGVNLKLRYPFIGAIIGSGIGSAYISFFKVKGIALGTAGIPGFISISGQNNGWLHYGIGMIVTFIVAFAITYALSYKKVYKDSVE, encoded by the coding sequence ATGAACTATAAGAAATCAGCTGAAGATATTTTACATGCAATAGGTGGAGAAGCAAATATTGATGCAATGGCACATTGTGCGACGCGTTTAAGGCTTGTCCTTAAAGATGAAAGCATAGTTGATGAAAAGAAATTATCTAATTTAGATGTGGTTAAGGGAACCTTTTCTACAGGGGGACAATATCAAATCATTATTGGTTCTGGGACAGTAAATAAGGTGTTTTCAGAGTTAGAATTAATAACAGGGAAAGAAGCATCAACAACCTCTGAAGTTAAATCTGAGGGCAATAAAAACATGAATCCATTTCAAAAATTTGTGAAAATGTTATCAGATATTTTTGTACCCATTATACCAGCTATTGTTGCTGGAGGATTATTAATGGGAATCAATAACATTCTGACTGCACCAGGAATATTTTATGATAAACAATCATTGATTGATGTGCATGATCAATTTAAAGGTTTAGCAGAAATGATAAATATTTTTGCTAATGCGCCCTTTACTTTATTACCTATTTTAATTGGTTTTAGTGCTGCCAAAAGATTTGGTGGTAATGCTTTTCTAGGAGCGGCATTGGGGATGATACTCGTCCATCCAGACCTGATGAGTGCATATGACTATCCAAAAGCTTTAGAAGAAGGTAAAGTCATTCCTCATTGGAATTTATTTGGTTTAGAAATTAACCAAGTCGGTTATCAGGGACAAGTTTTACCAATGTTAGCTGCTGCTTATATTTTGGCGAACATTGAAAAAGGGCTACGTAAAATTGTACCAACCGTTTTAGATAATCTATTAACACCGTTACTTTCTATATTGATTACAGCATTTTTAACATTTTTATTTGTTGGACCAATTACTAGGACGTTAGGTTACTGGTTATCTGACGGATTAACATGGCTATATGAATTTGGTGGTGCTATCGGAGGATTACTATTTGGCTTACTCTATGCACCTATCGTTATAACGGGTATGCATCATAGCTTCATTGCAATAGAAACACAACTTATTGCTGATAGTGCAACGACAGGAGGATCTTTTATTTTCCCAATTGCAACAATGTCTAATATCTCGCAAGGAGCAGCCGCAATTGCAGCATTCTTTATTGTGAAAAATAATAAGAAATTAAAAGGTGTGGCATCTGCAGCAGGTATATCTTCACTTTTAGGCATTACTGAACCAGCAATGTTTGGTGTGAACTTGAAACTGAGATACCCATTTATTGGCGCTATTATAGGTTCAGGGATAGGGTCAGCTTATATATCGTTTTTTAAAGTGAAAGGTATTGCACTAGGTACAGCAGGCATACCGGGATTTATTTCAATCAGTGGTCAAAATAATGGATGGCTACACTATGGTATTGGGATGATTGTTACATTTATAGTAGCATTCGCAATTACGTATGCCCTTTCATATAAGAAAGTATATAAGGATTCTGTAGAATAA
- a CDS encoding magnesium transporter CorA family protein, which produces MINPYKHANTHEIIESKLDYNTSWINVVDPTREEIETLMNLYNIPEDFIRDPLDSEESARVEYDEDTGYSLIIVDIPIVNDTNLKVLSFITIPLGIIIGNKKILTVCNVENEFLENFARQNMNLHFHSRFALNILLTIANHYNRNLRLLNKTRLRIERNLKNNVTNKQLYNLMEVEKSLVYFLAALKGNDSIIKKLFRLPAIKRFDEDEDLLEDLVIENNQAIETTGLYTDILESITTSYASLLSNEMNNTMKTLTLFTVFLTLPTLVFSFFGMNVPLPINDQSYISWLIVIGISLVIVSIVGAFLWRKQKL; this is translated from the coding sequence ATGATTAATCCATATAAACACGCAAATACACATGAGATTATTGAATCTAAATTGGATTATAATACTTCTTGGATTAATGTCGTCGATCCGACTCGTGAAGAAATAGAGACATTAATGAATTTATATAATATCCCCGAAGACTTTATAAGAGATCCATTAGATTCTGAAGAAAGTGCTCGTGTAGAATATGACGAAGATACTGGTTACTCACTGATTATAGTCGATATCCCTATTGTTAATGATACCAACTTAAAGGTACTTTCATTTATTACCATTCCTTTAGGTATTATCATTGGGAATAAAAAGATACTAACCGTTTGTAATGTAGAGAATGAATTCCTTGAAAATTTTGCACGTCAAAATATGAACTTGCACTTTCATAGTCGATTTGCACTTAATATCTTATTGACTATTGCTAATCACTATAATAGAAATTTACGTTTACTTAATAAGACACGTTTACGTATCGAACGTAATCTTAAGAATAATGTTACCAATAAACAACTTTATAACTTAATGGAAGTAGAGAAAAGTTTAGTATATTTTCTTGCAGCACTGAAAGGTAATGACAGTATTATAAAAAAACTATTCAGACTTCCTGCAATTAAACGTTTTGATGAAGATGAAGATTTGTTAGAAGATTTAGTGATTGAAAATAACCAAGCAATTGAAACGACCGGGTTGTACACGGATATACTGGAAAGTATAACGACCTCTTATGCTTCACTACTTTCTAATGAAATGAATAATACAATGAAAACACTCACATTATTTACAGTGTTTTTAACATTACCTACTTTAGTTTTTAGCTTTTTTGGTATGAATGTACCTTTACCTATTAATGATCAAAGTTATATTTCATGGCTAATTGTTATCGGAATATCTTTGGTCATAGTTTCAATTGTTGGTGCTTTTCTCTGGCGTAAGCAAAAGTTATAA
- a CDS encoding TetR/AcrR family transcriptional regulator — MQEDRRVRKTKAAIKHAFINLLKIKALDNITIQDITSQADINRGTFYLHYEDKYILLSNIEDEYTLALSSAVDFDKVIMQNDDLEAFAKHFTEDILIKVVTYLHDHIDFYKVIISLERKSQIENKISDIMLNNMKKHVSKNNTIADIPLDYFHSYTAGAMISLIKHWVQDEQRMAPDTLVEHIFKIIFNGPLRLLVRPHNE; from the coding sequence ATGCAGGAAGATCGACGCGTAAGAAAAACGAAAGCTGCTATTAAACATGCATTTATAAATTTATTGAAAATAAAAGCATTAGATAACATAACGATACAAGATATTACATCACAGGCTGATATTAACCGTGGTACTTTCTATTTGCATTATGAAGATAAATATATTTTACTTTCGAATATAGAAGATGAGTATACCTTAGCTTTATCGTCTGCAGTTGATTTCGACAAAGTCATTATGCAGAATGATGACTTAGAAGCTTTTGCTAAGCATTTTACAGAAGACATTTTAATAAAAGTAGTGACTTATTTACATGATCATATAGATTTCTACAAAGTTATTATTAGCTTAGAACGTAAAAGTCAAATTGAAAATAAAATTTCTGATATTATGCTGAATAATATGAAAAAACATGTTTCAAAAAACAATACAATTGCAGATATTCCTTTAGACTATTTCCATAGTTATACTGCAGGGGCTATGATTTCATTGATTAAACATTGGGTACAAGATGAGCAAAGAATGGCCCCAGATACTTTAGTTGAACACATATTTAAAATCATCTTTAACGGCCCTTTACGTCTTTTAGTGAGACCACATAATGAATAG